A DNA window from Streptococcus sp. LPB0220 contains the following coding sequences:
- a CDS encoding phosphatase PAP2 family protein: MKNKQQHWAKASFALLIFVILGYVIRFYPQQLTGFDSALQSTIRGDLPAPLTAFFTKVTHVMDTKIIVIWVGLLLAVFACKKWYSEALFLGSNLVLTGLLVLLLKNIYQRPRPSILHLVEEKGFSFPSGHSLASTLVLGSLIIIVGQHIKNKAARYCLQGLLILGIVTIVGSRIYVGVHYPSDVLGSMILGFAVLQFEYPLYDRLRFQWRFTGKQK; encoded by the coding sequence ATGAAAAATAAACAACAACATTGGGCGAAGGCAAGCTTCGCCCTTCTCATTTTTGTCATTCTCGGGTATGTGATTCGTTTCTACCCGCAACAATTAACGGGCTTTGACAGCGCGCTTCAATCTACTATTCGAGGCGATCTGCCTGCACCACTGACAGCCTTCTTTACCAAGGTAACCCATGTCATGGATACCAAGATCATTGTCATCTGGGTGGGTCTTTTGCTAGCTGTCTTTGCCTGTAAGAAATGGTACAGCGAAGCCCTCTTTCTGGGGAGCAATCTGGTATTGACTGGTCTTTTGGTTCTTCTTCTAAAGAATATCTACCAGAGACCGAGACCAAGTATTCTTCATCTAGTAGAGGAAAAAGGCTTTTCTTTTCCAAGTGGTCATTCACTGGCGTCTACCCTTGTTTTGGGAAGCTTGATCATCATTGTTGGCCAGCATATAAAAAACAAAGCGGCCCGCTATTGTCTTCAGGGGCTTCTGATTCTGGGAATTGTGACCATTGTGGGCTCCCGTATTTATGTCGGGGTTCACTATCCTTCAGACGTTCTCGGCAGTATGATTTTGGGCTTTGCTGTCTTGCAATTTGAGTACCCCTTGTACGATCGCTTGCGGTTTCA
- a CDS encoding ECF transporter S component yields the protein MTNTRKLTLVAVLSALSFILMFYQFSFLIDFFKIDLSIIAILLALVLLDFKSAVWVTLIRSVLKLALNNKGLETLIGLPINIIGVLVFVLAFAWIWNKERTHGRFVLATIIGTISLSITMVLVNYVYAIPLYARFMNYDISKTLGLVHYLAAMVAPFNLIEGVIWAIAFGLIYTLLQPILKKYEK from the coding sequence ATGACAAATACACGTAAACTGACCCTAGTGGCTGTTTTATCCGCATTATCTTTTATTTTGATGTTCTATCAATTTTCTTTCTTGATAGATTTCTTCAAAATTGATTTGAGTATCATCGCCATTTTGTTGGCTTTGGTCTTGTTGGATTTTAAAAGTGCTGTTTGGGTGACCTTGATCCGATCTGTTCTTAAATTAGCTCTTAATAATAAGGGGCTTGAAACCTTGATCGGACTACCAATCAATATCATTGGAGTTCTTGTTTTTGTTCTTGCTTTTGCATGGATTTGGAACAAGGAACGGACCCATGGCCGATTTGTCCTAGCTACGATTATTGGAACGATCAGCTTGAGTATCACGATGGTATTGGTGAACTATGTCTATGCAATCCCTTTGTATGCTCGCTTTATGAACTATGATATTTCGAAAACACTAGGGCTTGTCCACTATTTAGCCGCAATGGTTGCACCGTTTAACCTGATCGAAGGAGTGATTTGGGCCATCGCATTTGGATTGATCTACACTCTTTTGCAACCGATTTTGAAAAAATATGAAAAATAA